In one Cyclopterus lumpus isolate fCycLum1 chromosome 24, fCycLum1.pri, whole genome shotgun sequence genomic region, the following are encoded:
- the LOC117727225 gene encoding toll-like receptor 5: protein MWTLANQLVLIGFYLQVTTCYPSCTLYGLLADCGSREYYWIPALPPNITHLYLQMNYIREINSSSLRSYDQLRELDLGMQNVQLFIRNNAFLRQRRLTRLVLGANIGLQMEPRAFAGLLNVQHLFLDYCNLADSILADSYLQPLWSLEMLDLFGNEIVRVRPGLFFSRLTKFTQLNLTLNRIEQLCEDDLVGFWGKDFKLLNLQSNKFYISYSKDFDWERCGNPFRGMTFKTLDLSSNGFSLNTARRFFNAIEGTPIAHLIFSGPMGKGFSYDNLPDPDESTFKGLVNSSVTTFDLSKSHIFALQRAFLSPLKDAVIVDISMNKINQINRNAFNGLQGHLRMLNLSSNLLGEIYSHTFTNLTDLRVLDLSYNHIGALGDKAFSGLPKLRALYLTGNSLRNLGSTAPLPNLDYLFLRDNKLKSLWKINLLGNNCIHVDVTDNRLTNLEDVYDILINFNRLKNFFFGGNFIKWCGSPEVTVPRNNTLQVLDLHDSSLHAIWEQGKCLDLFDNLENLLGLNLSLNSLATLPEGIFRGLESIIEIDLSSNAFTYLQPDIFPIGLKRLDLSNNFLASPDPATFRSLLFFSLAGNRFHCDCTLESFVKWLNATNVTFLSPIEEYRCEFPAALQNLPLLEYSTIVKPCEEDDEKAVGDLKFALFVLSTLLILVVVLSGIVYARLRGRIFIVYKKIVGRVLEGPKPMPPVDEVQHDAFLCFSDNDYGWVEAALLQKLDRQFSEENLFRCCFEARDFLPGEDHLSNIRDAVWSSRKTVCVVSKEFLKDGWCLEAFTLAQGRMLEELTNVLIMLVVGKVAHYQLMKYKAVRAFVQRREYLTWPEDPQDLEWFYERLVSQLLKDTKVTKLAEEEPEPDIRPHYEDGVQLEDIRPYYEDGVQLEDIQPHHEDGVQLEDIRPHYEDGVQLEDIQPHHEDGVQLEDIRPYEDRVQLEDIQPHHEDGDQLDNIAGAR, encoded by the exons ATGTGGACTCTGGCTAATCAGTTGGTTCTAATCGGATTTTACCTTCAG GTAACCACATGCTACCCATCATGCACTTTGTACGGACTCCTGGCTGATTGTGGCTCACGGGAATACTACTGGATTCCGGCTCTGCCTCCAAACATCACACACCTCTACCTGCAGATGAACTACATCAGGGAGATCAACAGCAGCTCGCTCAGGAGCTATGATCAGCTGCGAGAGTTAGATCTTGGAATGCAGAACGTGCAGCTTTTCATAAGGAACAACGCTTTCCTCAGGCAGAGAAGATTGACAAGGTTGGTCCTAGGTGCCAATATCGGCCTCCAGATGGAGCCGAGGGCTTTCGCAGGACTGCTAAATGTACAACACCTCTTTTTGGATTATTGCAATTTGGCAGACTCCATACTAGCAGACAGTTACCTGCAGCCACTTTGGTCCTTGGAAATGCTCGACCTCTTTGGTAATGAGATAGTGAGAGTTCGACCAGGGCTGTTCTTTTCGAGACTTACAAAGTTCACACAGCTCAATCTCACATTGAATCGGATTGAACAATTGTGTGAAGATGATCTTGTTGGTTTCTGGGGGAAAGACTTCAAACTCCTGAACTTGCAATCCAATAAGTTCTATATCAGCTATAGTAAAGACTTTGACTGGGAGAGATGCGGAAACCCTTTCAGAGGGATGACTTTTAAAACCCTTGACTTATCCAGCAATGGGTTCAGCCTGAACACAGCAAGGCGATTTTTCAACGCAATAGAAGGTACTCCAATTGCTCATCTTATATTCTCTGGACCCATGGGCAAAGGCTTCTCATATGACAACCTTCCCGACCCAGATGAAAGCACATTTAAAGGCCTAGTAAACAGTTCAGTTACTACTTTTGATTTGTCTAAAAGTCATATATTTGCTTTGCAGAGGGCTTTTTTAAGTCCTCTAAAGGATGCGGTCATTGTTGACATTTCCATGAACAAAATCAATCAGATTAACAGAAATGCCTTCAACGGTCTTCAGGGACATTTACGAATGCTCAACCTGTCTTCCAACCTTCTGGGTGAAATATACTCTCACACATTCACCAATCTGACGGACCTTCGGGTGTTGGATTTATCTTACAACCACATTGGTGCATTGGGAGACAAAGCATTCAGTGGGCTTCCAAAATTACGAGCATTATATCTGACAGGAAATTCACTGCGGAACCTGGGTTCCACAGCGCCATTACCAAACCTAGATTATCTTTTTTTGAGAGACAATAAACTGAAATCTCTCTGGAAAATCAATCTATTGGGCAACAACTGTATCCACGTAGATGTGACCGACAACAGATTAACAAACTTGGAGGatgtttatgatattttaattaatttcaatcGTCTCAAGAATTTCTTCTTTGGCGGCAACTTCATCAAGTGGTGCGGAAGTCCAGAAGTTACAGTACCTCGTAATAATACATTGCAGGTTCTGGATCTTCACGACAGTTCCTTGCATGCCATTTGGGAGCAGGGGAAGTGCCTCGACCTGTTTGATAATCTAGAGAATCTGCTTGGTCTCAATTTAAGCCTCAACTCACTTGCGACTCTCCCAGAAGGGATTTTCCGCGGCCTAGAGTCGATCATAGAGATCGACCTCTCGTCCAATGCTTTCACCTATCTGCAGCCGGACATCTTTCCGATCGGCCTGAAGAGACTGGATCTCTcaaacaactttttagcctcCCCGGACCCGGCGACCTTTCGGTCTCTGCTCTTCTTCAGCCTGGCTGGGAATCGGTTCCACTGCGATTGCACCCTGGAGAGTTTTGTGAAGTGGCTGAACGCAACGAATGTAACCTTTCTGAGCCCAATTGAGGAGTACAGGTGTGAGTTTCCAGCCGCTCTCCAGAATCTTCCTCTGCTGGAATACTCTACGATTGTCAAACCGTGTGAGGAAGACGACGAAAAGGCCGTCGGAGACCTTAAGTTTGCTCTCTTCGTATTGTCCACTCTCCTCATACTCGTCGTGGTCCTCAGCGGGATCGTCTACGCCCGTCTCCGAGGGCGCATATTCATCGTCTACAAAAAGATCGTGGGTAGGGTTCTCGAGGGCCCAAAGCCGATGCCTCCCGTGGACGAAGTGCAGCACGATGCCTTCCTCTGCTTCAGCGACAATGACTACGGCTGGGTGGAGGCCGCTCTGCTTCAGAAGCTGGACAGACAGTTTTCAGAAGAGAACCTCTTCCGCTGCTGTTTCGAGGCCAGAGACTTTCTGCCAGGAGAGGATCACCTTTCAAACATTAGAGATGCCGTCTGGAGTAGCAGGAAGACGGTGTGCGTTGTCTCCAAAGAGTTTCTTAAAG ATGGTTGGTGCTTGGAGGCATTCACTTTGGCCCAGGGCCGGatgctggaggagctgacgaACGTGCTGATAATGTTGGTGGTAGGGAAG GTGGCTCACTACCAGCTGATGAAGTACAAGGCAGTCCGAGCTTTTGTCCAGAGAAGGGAGTACCTCACCTGGCCGGAGGACCCTCAGGACCTGGAGTGGTTTTATGAGCGCCTCGTCTCACAGTTACTCAAAGACACCAAGGTGACAAAGCTGGCAGAGGAGGAACCTGAACCCGACATCCGGCCTCACTACGAGGACGGGGTCCAGCTTGAGGACATCCGGCCTTACTACGAGGACGGGGTCCAGCTTGAGGACATCCAACCTCACCACGAGGACGGGGTCCAGCTTGAGGACATCCGGCCTCACTACGAGGACGGGGTCCAGCTTGAGGACATCCAACCTCACCACGAGGACGGGGTCCAGCTTGAGGACATCCGGCCTTACGAGGACAGGGTCCAGCTTGAGGACATCCAACCTCACCACGAGGACGGGGACCAGCTTGACAACATAGCGGGGGCCCGGTGA